The DNA region TGGCGAACAGGATCGGGAACGGAAATCCCCACAGTAAGCTGTACAGCCCGAGGAGCAGGGTGTTTTTGAACAAGAGCCAGAAGTCGTTGCTGCTGAAAAAGGTGCGAAAATGCTCGAGGCCAACCCATTCACTGCCTAGAATGCCTTCAAACACGCTGTAGTCTTTGAACGCGATAATGAGCCCGTAAATAGGGCCGTAACGGAACAAAATGTAAAACACGATACAAGGGAGCAGCATCAGCAAAAACTGCCGGTCTCTCTTCATGTGCTGAAGCTGGGAGATCAACCAGGACGGTTTGGCTCTGGACGGCCCGGCTTCACCTGCGCTCATCTTCGGATTCATCGACATACCTCCTTGAACAAATAGGACCGTACGCCCAATGAAGGGAGGGGGTACGGTCTCTCGGTCATCTTCTAGCTCTCCTTACTCGGCATCATAACGCGCTTGCGCCGCATTATACGCACCGACGAACTCATCTTCGCCGAGTTTCTTTGCTTGCTGAAGCCACGCATCCCATTCCGCCTGACCGTGGGAAGCGGTTAAGACGTATTTCGCGCTGAATTCCTCGCCCGCCTTTTGCAGCGCTTGGGTGAGCTCCGCGATCGTGGAGGTCTCCTCGTCGGTAAATTTCAGGACCGGATCAAGCGCAAGCTTCTTATCCTTCATCATATCCTGCGCTTCCTGCTCTTTCTCGGTGAAGTTATAGTACACGCTGCGGGAATCGGTGCGGACATAGAAGCCTTGCGTCCACAAGCCGTATTTATCCTCAAGCGCTTTAATATCAACGAGCTCAAGGTCCTTCAGCTCCGGATAGACAGGTCTGCCGTTCTCGTCAAGCTCATAGTTGACGCCTTCCTGGCCCACCGTCATCAGCTCTGCGCCGGACGGGCTTGTCAAATAATCCAGGAGCTTCATGGAGACTTCGGTGTTTTTGTTCTTTGCCACCGCATGGCCGAACGTCGCGATTGTCGGCAGGCTGAGCGTTTTGCCGGATGGGCCGATCGGATTGCCGTACCGGAGATCATAGTCCGGAATGGCGTCTTTCGCTTGGGTTGCGAACATGTCGAGACGGCCGATCCAGTCATAGGTGACAAATGAATTGTTGCTGGTCATCTTGGCAGTCCAGTTGGCGGACGTATCGGTCATAAACTCCGGATCAAGCAGTCCCTCATTATAAAGCTTCTTCATGAAATCCAGCATTTCTTTAAACTCCGGCTGGGTGAACGAGAACTCCCATTGCTTCGTTTCCTCGTCATAATTGTTCGGGTAACCGCTGAGCCCCCAGCTGTGTCCCCAATCCCGGAAGATGTTGGCCTGCGTCTTGGAAGAGTACGGGACGGAGTTCGGATACAATTCCTTCAGCTTCTTCAGCGCCTGATAAAATTCGTCCTGATTGGTCCAAAGCGGGATATTATGCTTGTCGAAAATGTCTTTGCGGTACAGGAAGCCGTGATTCACTTCGCGGTTGATGCCGTAAGTCGGCCATGTGTACAGATTTCCCTTCTCATCGGAGTAAGACTTCATGACCCAATTGTTCTCCGGATTGTCTACGTAAAGTGCCTTGAAGTTGGGCAGCTGGTCGAGGTAATCGTTGATGGCGGCGAAAGCGCCTTTGCCGCCGAGGTCGTTGAGCTCCGCGAGCGAAGGGCCGTGAATAATATCCGGTAAATCCCCGGAAGCCAGAATGAAATTCAGCTTTTCTTTGAACGTGGCGGTGGAGTAAAATTCGAGGTTGACCTTAACGCCGGTTCGCCTTTCCAGCTCTTGGACGGCCCACTTCTCGTTCAGCTTGGTAGAGTCGCTGACGACAAGCATCTTAATCGTGGTCGGTTTATCGACGAGAGGGAGGGCAAGACCTCCAGTATCGCCGTAATCGGCGGTCGCCGCTTGCCCGCCGCCGGAGCCGGCCGGCGCAGGCGATCCGTCGGAACCGGCGGCAGGCGGGTTATTCCCGCTGCCGTTCCCGCTGCATGCTGCAAGAAGCGAGATTAGAAGCGTCAAAACCAGTGCTGCAGAAAACATCTTTTTTGACATAAATGCTCCTCCTTTTTTAATCTGGCGGTCTTCATTGAAGCCCATTGCATGAGAGACGTCTTGCTTCTATATGTGGTAAGGCACTCTCAACAAAAAAGGATGAAAACTAATTATGAATTAGATATAATGCAGTATGGCGGTTAATTTAATTGTTGACAGCGTTTTCAAATGTTTATTAGAATGTAGTTGTCAATTAGATAATATGCATAACGTAATGGTCTGTCAAGAACTAATTGGGAGGTGCATGATGAAACGCGCGATTGCAATGATGCTCATGGTGGCGATGGTGTTCATGCTTGCAGAGCCTGCAGCTGCCGGCTCGGGAGCGGGCGGGGATGAGTTCGACCGGTTAAGGGCGAAGTGGCGCAATTATCTTACCGGCGGGGATATGTATGAGCTTCCGGTTCAGGATCCCGCTGTTCAGGCCCGCATCGATTCGATTTCGGCAGGCGGGCAATCCGCTTGGGACAGCATGAACAAGGAGCCCGGCAGAACGTACTTGTGGGAAGATGCGGTAGAAGCCAAATTCCCCAGCTCGTCTTATATTTATGAGAATTATAAGCGGCTGTACCGAATGGCGCTGGCGTACAGCACGAAAGGTTCGGAGCTGTACGGCGACGCGGCATTGCTGAGCGATCTGATTGGAGGCTTGGACTGGGTATACGAGAATCAGTACAACGAGCGGCTGGACTGGAAGGTCAACTACCATCATTGGGAAATTAACGTACCGACCGTTCTAAGCAATATTACAACACTGCTGTACGAGCAGCTCGGACCTGAACGGGTGGACCATTATATGGACGCTGTCCACCGGTTCGCGAATGACCCGACGACGTACGCGCTGTCCGTGGTTCCTTCTTATGGAGCGAATCGGCTGTCGGAATCCCTGCCCATCGCGCTTCGCGGCATACTGGTGAAGGACGGCAGCAGGCTGGCGCTCGTCCGGGACCGGCTGAGCGATTATGAAGCGCTGATCTTTCCCTATGTTCAAGAAGGGAACGGCTGGTACAGAGACGGCTCCTTTATCTCCCATGACAGGCACGCGTATAACGGAACCTACGGATTGGAGCAGTACAGCATATTAATTACGTTAATGTACTTGCTGGACGGCTCGTCCTGGGAGCTGTCCGATCCAAGGGTGGAGAATGTATACCAATGGACGGACGACGGCTATCTTCCGCTCGTCTATAACGGGCGGCTGATGGATATGGTGAACGGGAGATCGACTGCAAGGCAAGGGGCGAGCGATCACGTCCAAGGCAACAAGCTGATCGATTCTTTGCTGATCCTAAGCGAGTTCGCGGAGCCGGAACGGGCGTCCGTGTACAAACAGGCGATCAAGGCTTGGGTCCTGGGTAAGGACCAGCTTGATTACCGCAGCACCGCGTCGATCCCGATGCTGCTTCGCGTGAACAGAATTGTGCAGGACGCGACCATTCCCGCGGCGGTCCAGCCGGTCTACATGCAATATGCCGGCATGGACCGTGCCGTTCAGCAGCGGCCTGGCTATGCATTCGGCCTGAGCATGTTTTCGAACCGGATTTACGATTTTGAGACGGTGAACGGAGAGAACAAGAAGGGGTGGTATACGTCGTCCGGGATGACCTATCTCTACGATGATGATGATCTGCAGTATAACAACAATTATTGGGCGACGGTGAATATGAAGCGGCTTCCGGGCATCACCGTAGACGCGGAATACGACCGTCCGGAGATGGACAGTAACAAGCTGAGCACCAAAAGCTGGGTCGGCGGCGTGGAAATATCGGGCGAATTCGGCGCTTCGGGCATGGAGCTGGAGGGGTACCGGACGACGCTGAGCGCCAAAAAGTCTTGGTTTGCCTTCGATAACGAGATTGTGGCGCTCGGTTCAGACATCAACAGCACGGATGGTCGGACGATCGAGACCATGATCGAGAACCGCAAACTGAGCGGGGACGGAGGGCAGGCGCTCACCGTCAACGGACAACTTCAGCCATCGTCGCTAGGCTGGAGCGCAGCGATGGAGCATGTCCGGCATATTCATCTTGAGGGACCTGCGGGCAGTGCCGGCACCGGGTACGTATTTCCGATCGAAGGAACAACGGTGCACGCGCTCCGGGAGGAGCGAAGCGGCACTTGGGGCGAAGTGTCCAACCAGGCGACGGACCCGACCGTGTATAAGAACCGATTCCTGAACCTATGGTTCGATCACGGTAAAAGCCCGGCGGGCGGCTCGTATGCTTATACGCTGCTTCCGAACCGTACGGCCGGTGAAGTGGCCGATTATTCGGCGCAGCAGGACGTGACGATTCTGGAGCAGGACGATTATGTTCATGCGGTAAGGGAGAATCGATTGCAGCTGACAGCGGCTTTGTTCTGGGAAGACGTGAAACGCACGGTCGATCAGTTGATTACGGTGGATAAGAAGTCCGCGGTAGCGGTGCGGGAAACGGGGGACGAATTGGAGGTTGCCGTATCCGACCCGACGCAAGAGAACCGGGGAATCATTGAGGTGGAAATTCACCGGGCCGCCGCCGGTGTCGTAGCTTCCGATCCGTCCATTAAAGTGCTGAGCATGTCGCCGACAATCAAGCTGGCCGTTCAGACAGGAGGAACCCTGGGACGGACGCAGTCGATCACGTTCTCGAAGGCAGGCGTAGAAACGCCGCCAAGACTTGCGTTATCCCCGGTTGCGGATGCATCTGTTCACAACGGGGATGAAGCGGCAGAGGCGTTCGGATCGGCATCGACCATGTCGGCTAAGGACGACGGTGACGTTAGGAACAACCGGAAGGCATACATGAAGTTCGACCTGACTTCGGTGGAGACGGTAAACAGGGCCGTGTTGCGCGCGAAGACCTTTAATCCGGAAGGCAAGTCCGCGGTGCTGAACGTGCTAGGCGCCGGTGACGGCTGGGATGAACAGGATATGACATGGCTGAACGCGCCTGCTGAAGAGACCGGACCGCTGGATTCGGTATGGATTAACGGTATGGAGCAGTATTACGAGTGGGATGTAACCGAGTACGTTCGCGGTCAATTGGCGGGCGATCGAACAGCGACCCTTGTCGTAACGGGCGCGGATTACGAAGGAGTCAACATGGCGCTTCACAGCAAGGAGCATTCCTACGGTGCTCCGCAGCTTGTCATTGAGGGAAGCTTCGCATCCGGGGGTCCGGTTCCGCCCGAGGAGCCGGCTTACGGCGAAGCAGTGACGGCGGCGCTTGACGAGCCATTCGACGCGACTGCTCCGGGCGAGCGGCCTCCGGGGTGGACGGCCGAGCCGGAGGGCGGGTCGGCAATCGTCTGGGAGCAGCCGGGCGCAATGAATGACCGGGAGCTGCGGCTGGCAGCAGGCTCTGAAGGATTAACGGCGGGCATTGAGTTTGAAGCCCAAGAGGGCTTGCTTTATGCGCAGTTAAGGATTCGAGCGGAGCAAGCCTCTGTGCCGCTGCACATCGATTTGCTGCCTGCTGCCGGGGAATCGCAGGCAATACGCATTTCGATGAACGGCAAGGGACGGATGACGGCCAGCGACGGCTCCTCGGTTGCCAATCTGCAGGCTTACGCTGCGGATACCTGGTATAAGGTGAAGCTGGTCATCGACACGCAGGCCGGCAGCTACGACGTGTACATTGACGAGGCAAGGAAAGCCGCAAGACTGGGCATGCCGCCGCAGACAGCGGTTGACGGAATCCGGTTTGCGGCCGGTACCGGAGGGCAGTTTCTCATCGATGATATAGCGGCAGGACTCGCGAATCGGATGGAGCCGGCACCCTCGCCGCAGGACAAACAGAACAGCGATGCTTCGGCCGCGGTGCTGCCGCCTTACACGGTGAGCGACCATTTTAATGCGGCGGATGCGGAATCGCTGGTTGGCTGGGCGCTGAGTCCGACCGGCGGTACCATCGGGCTGTCCGATATGCCGAGCGAGGCCAACCGAAGCTTGACGATTCACAATACGGGCGCGGGATCGACTTCGGCCACCAGATTATTCGATGCTCCCGACGGCCGCGCGGCCATCGAGTTCTGGCTGAAGCCCGAGCAGAGCAATCAGACGTTCGGCGCGCCCTATATCCGTGATGCCGGCAATCGGGATATCGCGATTATCCTGTTTAATAACAGCGGCAATATTACGGCGTTCAACGGAGCAACATCGACGGTGGTAACCCCTTATCAGGCGGGAAAATGGTATCACATGCGGGTTGAGCTCGACCCGAGCGCCAAAACCTACGATTTATACGTTAACGGCCAATTGGCCGCAGACGACTTCGGATACCGCAATACGAGCAGCGGCCGCGTCAGCCGGCTCCTCTTCTTCAGCAACGCTTCGGCCGGAGCCATGCATATCGATAACGTTCGCGTTATTTCGGAAGAAGACGAGTTTGAAGCTCCTCCGCCGGGAGCCAGTCCTTCCATCGCCCTGGTCGCGCCGGAAGAAGCAGGACCAGGCGAGGCCGTGCAGGTGAAGCTCGATCTCCTGACGCTGGGATACCGGGTATTGCCGGAGCGGCTGGTGCTGGGCTATGACGAGGATGTATTGGAGTTCGAAGGGCTGGCGGCAGGTGATCCGAATGCGGTATACGATGTGTTCAACACCGGAACGGGCGAGCTAATTATCACCTGGACCAACGGCGCCCATGCTGAGGCCAGCGAGAGTCTCCCGGCACTGAACTTCCGGGTGAAGGAAGCGCCCGGATCTACGGAAACGATACTCCGGCTGTTCTCTTCCGAGCTTTATCTGCTGCCAAACGGCGTATCGATCCGGACCCAGCAGGATGAAGCAGGGCTAATCCTTACTTCGGAAACGGCGTTCGATTATACGGTGAACGATAGCTTCAACATCATCGGAAGCGAAGCGCCTTCCGGCTGGCAGCTGAATCAGACCGGAGGGGAAGTATCGCTCGCGGATATTCCGAGCGTGGATAACCGCAGCTTGAGCCTCCGCAATACGAAGGCAGGCCAGACGGCAGCGATCCGAGCGTTCGATTCATTAGAAGGCGAGGTGACCGTGGAGTATTGGGTCAGACCGGAGCAGACCGACCAGACCTTCGGCGCGCCGTACATCAAGGATGCCGCAGGCCGCGACACCGCGGTCATCCTGTTTGTGAACAACGGTACGATTCATGCCTACGACGGCGCATCGGCTCGGACGCTGATGCCATATGAAGCGGGGCAGTGGTATCACATGAGAATGGCGGCCGATACGGAGTCGAGAACCTACGATCTGTATATCAACGGTACGCTCGCTGCAGACGGCTTCGCCTTCCGTAATCCAGACAGCATGGGCATCGATAAGCTGCAATTTTTCAGCAACGCCTTGACGGGAACGCTGCTTCTCGATAATGTCCGGGTCATTTCGGAGGAGGACCGTGCAAACCATCCCAGCCCTGAGAATATGCCGGGCCTGACGCTCGCCGCCCCGGAAGAGGTAAGAAGCGGGGAGCAGTTCCAGGCGACGCTTGAACCGAAAGCCGGCAGCCCCGGATTGGACGTGCGGACGGAACGGGCAGTGCTTGTTTATGACGAGACGCTGTTTGACTATGAAGGATCAGCCGAGGAGGGGTCGGGTCAGGCCTATACCGTACAAGAAGGAATGCCCGGCCGGCTGATCCTCACTTGGAACCGCAGCGGCGACGCGGACGGGAGCGCCGGAGCGGCTGTCTTGAATTTCCGCATGAAGGAGGCTGCGGAAGAGGCTGCGGGCTCGCTGCGTCTGCATGCAGGGGAGGTGCTATTACTGCCGGGCGGGATACCCGTTCAGGCACCTGAGGTTGAAGTGGTTGTGAGGGCAATTACCGACTCGAAGGCTCCGGTTACGGTGATGACCATGCTTCCTGAAGCCCCTGACGGAGCGAACGGCTGGTATGTGTCTCCTGTAAGCATCAAGCTGAGTGCCACCGACGAAGGGTCAGGCGTAAGCCGGATCGAATACAGCCTGAACGGCGGCGCGGAATGGCTGACCGCGGGGAGGGACAGCGCCGAATTGGCATTCGAGTCGGACGGGGAATACCATCTGATCTATCGCGCGGTGGACCTGGCCGGACATATGGAAGCGAAGCGCGAGGCGGCATTCCGGATTGATCGAACCCCGCCGAGCGTTCAGACCAACGTGGTGACCGGAGCGGTTTACGCGAATGACGAAGTGCTCAAGCTGCAGGTGATCACGCATGATGAGGGATCCGGCCCGGACAGCTCGCGCACCGCCTTGCTGCTTGACGGCCGGCCGATCGCTTCGGATGAGAGCGTTCCACTGTATCTGCTCGAGCCCGGCCCTCATACGCTTGTGGTCAGCGGAAGCGATATGGCGGGCAATTCGAGTCAAGCCGAAGTGGTCTTTCATACGGAAACGAGCGCGGCGGTGCTCAGCCGCTTGGTCGACCTGTTTGAAGCATCGGGCGCGATTGATAACGGCGGGATTGCGAACAGCCTTCGCCGGAAGTTAGGCAGCGGGGAGCTGCAGGCGTTCCTGCATCAAGTCGAGGCCCAGAGAGGCAAGCATATTGCGGAAGCGGAAGCCGATATTTTGATCCGGGACGCCTTGTCCTTGCTCGACTCCTGAATGTTGGATAGAAAGCTGGCTTATCAAACGATAAAAAATGGAGGAAACCAGACTGATGAAAAGCGTCGTAACGTATGAACAGCAGGTGACAATTGTTGAGAGCGAGAGGCCGCTCATTAAACCGAACCACGTTCTTATGAAAACCAGCTATTCGATGGTAAGCCCGGGCACGGAATTATCGATCATTCATCGAAGCGGAGGGGCGCAGAGCAAGCTTGGATACAGCGCAGCCGGTATCGCGGTGGAGGTCGCAGACGAGGTGACGGATATTCGCGTCGGCCAGCAGGTGGCTTGCTACGGCGCACCGTACGTGAACCATTCCGAATATTTGCTGGTGCCCAAGCATTTGATCGCCCCCGTTCCAGACCATGTCAGCCTGAAGGAAGCCTCGGCCGCCGGCCTGGGCGCCATTGCCATACACGGTTTGCGCCAGTCGGGTCTCGTATTCGGCGAATGCGCCGTTGTCATCGGGCTTGGCGTCATCGGCCAGCTGGTCGCCCGAATCGCTCATGCTGCCGCCATAAAGGTCATTGCCATCGACCTATACGAGGAGCGGCGCAAGACGCTTCAGGAGGTCGCGGGCATTACAGTGTGCGCAAGCTTCGAGGAGGTAGAGGCGGCCATCGGCAGCGTGACGGGCCATATCGGCGCAGACGCCGTCCTTCACTGCGCATCCGGCGCCCAGAAAGAGCTGTTGGACCGCAGCTTCGATTGGATTCGGGACCGCGGGAAAATCGTCATCGTCGGGGATATGGTGATGGAATTCAGCCGGGGGCAAATGTTCAAGAAGGAAGCGGACGTCGTCATTTCCCGGGCCGGCGGACCGGGGCGGTATGACCCGGAATATGAAAGGGAAGGGCGCGATTATCCGATCGGATTCGTCAGATGGACGGAAGGCCGGAACATGAAGGAATATATCCGCCTGCTGGCGGAAGGGCGAATTTCAGCAGGATCGCTCATTACGACACAAGTGCCGTTAATCCATGCCGCGGATATTTATCGGGATTATACGTCCAGACCGGACCAAATCCTTGGAGCGGTTATCTCGTACTAATTGTTACGCAGCGCAGCGAAGGCGCCCGGTTGTGGGCGCCTTTTTACAATTGCGCCTTCATATCAGCGGCGGCCGCGTGTGCTAAGCCATCGGCGCGCTTGCAAGCGGGCTTCAGTTTGTGTATGATGCTGATGAAAATAGGGATCGGAGGTCGGGCGAATGTCTGACAAGCAAAGCAGAAAAACGTTCAGGACGCGGATGGAAGAGATGATCCGGACGCTGAGGGAACAGATTATGGCCGGCCATTACGCGGTAGGGGAGTATCTCCCCTCGGAACTGGATTTAAGCCGGAAGTTCCAGCTCAGCAACAATTCCGTCCGCAAAGGCTTGGACACATTGGTGGAAGAAGGATTGGTAGAGAAAATTCCGAGAGTCGGCAACCGCATCAAAGCACCTTCGAGCGAGGATCAAATCGTCATCCGCCTGGGCTATTATCCGATAATCGATTCTCAAGGCGAGCTTCCTTATTTATTGAATGAGTTTCAGAAGCGGCATCCGCATATTCGGGTAGAGCCGATCCAAATCAGCGACGCCCGGGGATATGTGCGGGATCTGCTGACCCATGACATGATCGACATGGCCATGATGAACACGTATCTGTATCAGGATCTGCTGGAGGAACAGGCGGTAGAATTGCTGGAGCCGCAAGAACCGTTTGAAGAGATGTACCCTTTTTTGAAAAAAGCCTTTCAATATAAGGACGAGCTATATGCGCAGCCGTTCATCTTTTCTCCGGTGATTCTTTGTTATAACCGGGAGCACTTTGCCTCGCTTCAGCTTCCGGAGCCGGACAGCAGCTGGACATGGGACGACTTGATCGCAAACGCTTCCAAGCTGGCGATTCACAACGAGCGGTTCGGCTTTTATTATCACCTGCTCAGTCCGAACCGGTGGATCGTGTTTCTGCTCCAGAGCGGGGAAGTGTTCCGAAGAGATGAAGACGGGCGATACCGGGTTCATGAAACGAGACTGCTGGACGGCATTGAGAAGGTAAGGGACATCTTGTACCAGCCCGGCGTATATCCGCTCCTGTTGTCCGCAAGCAGCGGAGAGGCGGAGCGGCTGTTCAAGGAGCAGCAGGTATCCATCATCATGACGACGTACTTTTCCATTAACAATCTAAAGGAAGCGGACTTCGAATTCGACGTCGCTCCGCTTCCTCATTTAAACAGCTTTAATACGTTAAACCTTACGATCGGCCTTGCGATCCATAAACGTTCCAAAGTGAAATCGGCGGCCAAACAGCTGGTCGATTTTCTCGTATCGGACGAAGCCCAGCGGGTTATACGGAAGGAGACGTTCAGCATTCCGGCCCATAAGCAGGCGGCGCAATGGACCGGGCAGACGGTATATCCGACCCGCTATCAGATGTACAAGGAGATTATTCCGAGCTTCAGTACGTTTACCGACACGGGACTGACGCTGAAGCAGCTGGAGGACATGCTGTCGGAGTGCAAGCTCTATTGGTCGGGACTTCGGACCAAAGAGAGGCTCGCCGCCGGCATCGAAGCGATATTGAATCAGGATGGGACCGGGCGATACTCATAAAGCCCGGTTCCTTTTACCGTATAGATGGTGCCCCCGTTCCCCGAATCCCGCGCAAACAGCGTCCCGCCTTCCGCCAGCACCTGAAGCTCACCGGAGCGAACATCGAATTGGAACAGCTTCTCCAGACAGTTGCCGTAGAGCATGCCGGTGTTCTCTTCGTATTGAAGATAGACGCCTCTCCAGAACAAATCGAGTCCTTCCCAGTTCAAGGGCGGGAACAGATCGATGATACGCTCGATTCGGCGCTCGGCCAGGTTAAAGGCAAACAAGCTGCCGGTGGTCATTCCCCATATCATTCCGTTCTCGCCGGGAGCCAGGGCGGCAACCGCCTTTTCCCCCGGGACCGGCACGCCTTCCCATACCGTCTTCTTGACGGAACCATCCCATACGAATAACGTTCCGTCTTTCCCGCTAGGCGGGCAGCCCAAGCCGCCGAATGCGGAGGAGCCTCCGATAACCAAGCCGTCCGTATAACAGAGCGCGATAACGCTATGTTCCGGGACTGGCTCGGCAAAGCATTCATACTGTTCCGAATCCGGGTCGTAGAATGCGATGGCGCCGCCTAATTTTCCATAAGCGGGGATCGTGCCGATGACAAGCCGGTCCCCGGCCGCGGCGAATGTGAACGGCCGGTCTTGACCGTGCCGCTTGAGGGAGAAGAGCAGCCGAGGATTGACGCCATGCTCCCAGGGCTGATCGGGATCGTATTGATAAATTCTGGCTCCCGGATACACGCCAAGATACAGCCGGTCCTTGAACCAGAACAGGTTCTCGGATTGGCCGAAACGCTCGCAGGGACTGAATGCGCCGGTCACCGGATCGTAAGAGGCGAATCCGCCCGCGAAATAACCGCCGAGATACAGCTTGCCGTCGCCGCCGAGCGCGATGGATTGTATGCC from Paenibacillus ihbetae includes:
- a CDS encoding extracellular solute-binding protein — translated: MSKKMFSAALVLTLLISLLAACSGNGSGNNPPAAGSDGSPAPAGSGGGQAATADYGDTGGLALPLVDKPTTIKMLVVSDSTKLNEKWAVQELERRTGVKVNLEFYSTATFKEKLNFILASGDLPDIIHGPSLAELNDLGGKGAFAAINDYLDQLPNFKALYVDNPENNWVMKSYSDEKGNLYTWPTYGINREVNHGFLYRKDIFDKHNIPLWTNQDEFYQALKKLKELYPNSVPYSSKTQANIFRDWGHSWGLSGYPNNYDEETKQWEFSFTQPEFKEMLDFMKKLYNEGLLDPEFMTDTSANWTAKMTSNNSFVTYDWIGRLDMFATQAKDAIPDYDLRYGNPIGPSGKTLSLPTIATFGHAVAKNKNTEVSMKLLDYLTSPSGAELMTVGQEGVNYELDENGRPVYPELKDLELVDIKALEDKYGLWTQGFYVRTDSRSVYYNFTEKEQEAQDMMKDKKLALDPVLKFTDEETSTIAELTQALQKAGEEFSAKYVLTASHGQAEWDAWLQQAKKLGEDEFVGAYNAAQARYDAE
- a CDS encoding polysaccharide lyase family 8 super-sandwich domain-containing protein, translated to MMKRAIAMMLMVAMVFMLAEPAAAGSGAGGDEFDRLRAKWRNYLTGGDMYELPVQDPAVQARIDSISAGGQSAWDSMNKEPGRTYLWEDAVEAKFPSSSYIYENYKRLYRMALAYSTKGSELYGDAALLSDLIGGLDWVYENQYNERLDWKVNYHHWEINVPTVLSNITTLLYEQLGPERVDHYMDAVHRFANDPTTYALSVVPSYGANRLSESLPIALRGILVKDGSRLALVRDRLSDYEALIFPYVQEGNGWYRDGSFISHDRHAYNGTYGLEQYSILITLMYLLDGSSWELSDPRVENVYQWTDDGYLPLVYNGRLMDMVNGRSTARQGASDHVQGNKLIDSLLILSEFAEPERASVYKQAIKAWVLGKDQLDYRSTASIPMLLRVNRIVQDATIPAAVQPVYMQYAGMDRAVQQRPGYAFGLSMFSNRIYDFETVNGENKKGWYTSSGMTYLYDDDDLQYNNNYWATVNMKRLPGITVDAEYDRPEMDSNKLSTKSWVGGVEISGEFGASGMELEGYRTTLSAKKSWFAFDNEIVALGSDINSTDGRTIETMIENRKLSGDGGQALTVNGQLQPSSLGWSAAMEHVRHIHLEGPAGSAGTGYVFPIEGTTVHALREERSGTWGEVSNQATDPTVYKNRFLNLWFDHGKSPAGGSYAYTLLPNRTAGEVADYSAQQDVTILEQDDYVHAVRENRLQLTAALFWEDVKRTVDQLITVDKKSAVAVRETGDELEVAVSDPTQENRGIIEVEIHRAAAGVVASDPSIKVLSMSPTIKLAVQTGGTLGRTQSITFSKAGVETPPRLALSPVADASVHNGDEAAEAFGSASTMSAKDDGDVRNNRKAYMKFDLTSVETVNRAVLRAKTFNPEGKSAVLNVLGAGDGWDEQDMTWLNAPAEETGPLDSVWINGMEQYYEWDVTEYVRGQLAGDRTATLVVTGADYEGVNMALHSKEHSYGAPQLVIEGSFASGGPVPPEEPAYGEAVTAALDEPFDATAPGERPPGWTAEPEGGSAIVWEQPGAMNDRELRLAAGSEGLTAGIEFEAQEGLLYAQLRIRAEQASVPLHIDLLPAAGESQAIRISMNGKGRMTASDGSSVANLQAYAADTWYKVKLVIDTQAGSYDVYIDEARKAARLGMPPQTAVDGIRFAAGTGGQFLIDDIAAGLANRMEPAPSPQDKQNSDASAAVLPPYTVSDHFNAADAESLVGWALSPTGGTIGLSDMPSEANRSLTIHNTGAGSTSATRLFDAPDGRAAIEFWLKPEQSNQTFGAPYIRDAGNRDIAIILFNNSGNITAFNGATSTVVTPYQAGKWYHMRVELDPSAKTYDLYVNGQLAADDFGYRNTSSGRVSRLLFFSNASAGAMHIDNVRVISEEDEFEAPPPGASPSIALVAPEEAGPGEAVQVKLDLLTLGYRVLPERLVLGYDEDVLEFEGLAAGDPNAVYDVFNTGTGELIITWTNGAHAEASESLPALNFRVKEAPGSTETILRLFSSELYLLPNGVSIRTQQDEAGLILTSETAFDYTVNDSFNIIGSEAPSGWQLNQTGGEVSLADIPSVDNRSLSLRNTKAGQTAAIRAFDSLEGEVTVEYWVRPEQTDQTFGAPYIKDAAGRDTAVILFVNNGTIHAYDGASARTLMPYEAGQWYHMRMAADTESRTYDLYINGTLAADGFAFRNPDSMGIDKLQFFSNALTGTLLLDNVRVISEEDRANHPSPENMPGLTLAAPEEVRSGEQFQATLEPKAGSPGLDVRTERAVLVYDETLFDYEGSAEEGSGQAYTVQEGMPGRLILTWNRSGDADGSAGAAVLNFRMKEAAEEAAGSLRLHAGEVLLLPGGIPVQAPEVEVVVRAITDSKAPVTVMTMLPEAPDGANGWYVSPVSIKLSATDEGSGVSRIEYSLNGGAEWLTAGRDSAELAFESDGEYHLIYRAVDLAGHMEAKREAAFRIDRTPPSVQTNVVTGAVYANDEVLKLQVITHDEGSGPDSSRTALLLDGRPIASDESVPLYLLEPGPHTLVVSGSDMAGNSSQAEVVFHTETSAAVLSRLVDLFEASGAIDNGGIANSLRRKLGSGELQAFLHQVEAQRGKHIAEAEADILIRDALSLLDS
- a CDS encoding zinc-dependent alcohol dehydrogenase is translated as MKSVVTYEQQVTIVESERPLIKPNHVLMKTSYSMVSPGTELSIIHRSGGAQSKLGYSAAGIAVEVADEVTDIRVGQQVACYGAPYVNHSEYLLVPKHLIAPVPDHVSLKEASAAGLGAIAIHGLRQSGLVFGECAVVIGLGVIGQLVARIAHAAAIKVIAIDLYEERRKTLQEVAGITVCASFEEVEAAIGSVTGHIGADAVLHCASGAQKELLDRSFDWIRDRGKIVIVGDMVMEFSRGQMFKKEADVVISRAGGPGRYDPEYEREGRDYPIGFVRWTEGRNMKEYIRLLAEGRISAGSLITTQVPLIHAADIYRDYTSRPDQILGAVISY
- a CDS encoding extracellular solute-binding protein, translated to MSDKQSRKTFRTRMEEMIRTLREQIMAGHYAVGEYLPSELDLSRKFQLSNNSVRKGLDTLVEEGLVEKIPRVGNRIKAPSSEDQIVIRLGYYPIIDSQGELPYLLNEFQKRHPHIRVEPIQISDARGYVRDLLTHDMIDMAMMNTYLYQDLLEEQAVELLEPQEPFEEMYPFLKKAFQYKDELYAQPFIFSPVILCYNREHFASLQLPEPDSSWTWDDLIANASKLAIHNERFGFYYHLLSPNRWIVFLLQSGEVFRRDEDGRYRVHETRLLDGIEKVRDILYQPGVYPLLLSASSGEAERLFKEQQVSIIMTTYFSINNLKEADFEFDVAPLPHLNSFNTLNLTIGLAIHKRSKVKSAAKQLVDFLVSDEAQRVIRKETFSIPAHKQAAQWTGQTVYPTRYQMYKEIIPSFSTFTDTGLTLKQLEDMLSECKLYWSGLRTKERLAAGIEAILNQDGTGRYS